The Halomonas sp. THAF5a genome segment AACTCGCGCAGGATCTCCTTGAGCCGCTCGTCGGCGCCGGCCGGCAGCTTGAGGCGCCCGCCATAGACCGGATCGCCGATCAACGGGTAGCGCACGTGGGCCATATGCACGCGGATCTGGTGGGTGCGCCCGGTCTCGAGCTTGCAGCGCACATGGGTGTGGGCGCGGAAGCGCTCGACGACCCGGTAGTGCGTCACCGCCGGCTTGCCCGAGGCGTTCACCGCCTGGCGCTTGCGGTCGCGCGGATGGCGGCCGATGGGCGCATCCACGGTGCCGCCGGCGGTCACCACCCCGACCACCACGGCATCGTACTCCCGGGACACGCTACGCGCCTGGAGCTGCTCGACCAGCGCCGTCTGGGCGGCCAAAGTCTTGGCCACCACCATCAGGCCGCTGGTGTCCTTGTCCAGGCGATGCACGATACCCGCCCGCGGGATCGCCGCGAGCTCGGGGTCATGGTGCAGCAGGGCGTTGAGCAGGGTGCCGTCGGGGTTGCCCGCGGCCGGGTGGACCACCAGGCCCGGCGGCTTGTCGATCACCAGCACCGCGTCGTCCTCGTAGACCACCGTCAGCGGGATGTCCTCGGGCTCGAAGCGGGTGTCGTCCTCGATCTCGACGGCGAGCGCCAGGGCCTCGCCACCGTAGACCTTGTCCTTGGGCTTGGCCGGCTGGCCATCGAGGGTCAGGGCGCCGCTCTTGATCCAGGACTTGAGCCGCTCTCGGGAGAAGTCGGCGAAGAGCTCGGCGGCGGCCTGGTCGAGGCGCAGGCCCGCCATGCGTTCGGGAACGCGCTGCTGGGCTTCGAGGGTCTGGGACATGGGTCGGAACGGGGCTCCGTGCGCACCGGGAGCGATGACTGCGTTTCGCCGCAAGGTGCTTTATAGTGGGCGGATATCGGCCGATTCTATCACGGCCACCCGGGTTGTTAGACACGAGGATCACGATGCGCGTTATCACCTCCCCCGCTCGCCTGGCCGTTCTGATGCTGGCCGGCACCCTGCTGGCCGGCTGTGCCGGCACCCCCGAGGAAGAGGAACTCGACGGCGTCGCCGAACGCCAGCTCTACGAGGAGGGGCGCGAGGCCCTCGAAGAGAGCAGCTACACCACGGCGATCAACCGGCTCGAGGCCATCGACACCCGCTTCCCCTTCGGCGAGCACGCCGAGCAGGCCCAGCTGGAGCTGATCTACGCCTACTACCAGACCGACGACTGGGAGAGCGCCCGAGCTGCGGCGAGCCGCTTCATCCGCCTGCACCCCGATCATCCCCAGGTCGACTATGCCTACTACATGCGCGGCCTGGCCGCCTGGCAGGCGGGACGCTTCAGCCTGGAGCGCCTGCGCGTCATCGACATCTCCAAGCGTGACCTGGGCGCCACCCGCGACGCCTACGCCGACTTCAGCGAGCTGATCCAGCGCTACCCGAGCAGCCAGTACGCCCCGGACGCCCAGCAGCGCATCGTCTACCTGCGCAACGTGCTGGCCCGCCACGAGCTGCACGTGGCCGACTTCTACCTGCGCAAGGGCGCCTACCTTGCCGCCGTGGAGCGCGGCCGCTGGGTGCTGGAGAACTACCCGCAGACCGAGGCCAGCCGCGACGCCCTGGCGACCATGGTCGAGGGTTACCTCGGCCTCGAGATGCGCGACCGCGCCCGCGAGACCCTACAGGTGCTGATCGACAACGCGCCGGACCACGACCGGCTGCGCGGCCGCACCTTCCAGCCGCAGCACGTGAAGGCCGAGGCACTCTCGGCCTGAACCGCGCCTGACCGCAGCCAACACCCGCCAGAACCCACAACGCCACCGCCCTCTCGGGCGGTGGCGTTGCGTTAGGGGGAGGCAGACTCGCCGACGCGGCGCTATTCGCCGGGCTGCCAGCCGTTGACGATGGGGTAGCGGCGATCGCGGCCGAAGCCGCGACGGGTGACGCGCACCCCTACCGGGGCCTGGCGGCGCTTGTACTCGCAGCAATCCACCAGCTTGACCACCCTGTAGACGTCGTCGCGGTCGAAGCCCGCAGCGATGATCGCCTCGGCACTCATGTCGCCCTCGATGTAGCGCACCAGGATGGCGTCGAGCACGTCGTAGTCCGGCAGGCTGTCGCTGTCCTGCTGGTCGGGGGCGAGCTCGGCGGAGGGCGGCCGCTCGATGACCCGCTCCGGAATCGCCGGCGACTCGCTGTTGCGCCAGCGGGCCAGGCGGTAGACCCAGGTCTTGTAGACGTCCTTGATGGCATTGTAGCCGCCGACCATGTCGCCGTAGAGGGTGGCGTAGCCGACCGCCATCTCGCTCTTGTTGCCGGTGGTCAGCACCATCAGGCCCTTCTTGTTGGAGATCGCCATCAGCAGCACGCCGCGGCAGCGCGACTGCAGGTTCTCCTCGGTGGTGTCGCGCTCGGTGCCGGCGAAGCTCTCGGCCAGCGTCGACATGAAGGCCTCGACCATCGGTTCGATGGGCATCACCTCGTACTCCACGCCGAGCAGCTTCGCCTGCTCGGCGGCGTCCTGCTTGGAGATGTCCGCCGTATAGTGGTAGGGCATCATCACCGCGTGGACACGCTGCGGCCCCAGGGCATCGACCGCGATGGCCAGCGACAGCGCCGAGTCGATGCCGCCGGAGAGCCCCAGCACCACGCCCTCGAAGCCGCTCTTGTTGACGTAGTCGCGCAGGCCCGTGACCAGCGCACAGTAGAGGTTCTCCTCCGGCGCCACCTCGGGCTCGGTCTCGCCGGCGCGCGGCACCCAGCGCCCCTGCTCGCGGACGAAGGCGACCGGCATCAGGCCCACCGCCCAGTGGGGCGCCTGGACCATCAGCTCGCCCTGGGCATCGACGCAGGCCGAGCCACCGTCGAAAACCAGCTCGTCCTGGCCGCCGATCTGGTTGACGTAGACGATGGGGCGTTCCACCTCGCGGGCCCGCGCCTCGAGCAGCTCCAGACGCTCAGCGGGCTTGTCCTGGTGGAAGGGCGAGGCATTCAGGGTGACGAGGATCTCGGCGCCGGCATCGCGGGCCTGGCGCACCGGCGCCTCGCTCCAGATGTCCTCGCAGATCAGGATGCCGAGCTTGGCGCCCTTGTGCTCGATCACCAGCGGCTGGCTGCCGGTGGCGAAGTAGCGCTGCTCGTCGAACACCTCGTAGTTGGGCAGCGCCTGCTTGGCGTACTCGCCCAGCCACTCGCCGTTGTAGAGCACGCCGGCCAGGTTCCAGTTCTCGCCTTCCCGGCGCCCCGGGTAGCCGACGATGACCATGACGTCGCGGGCCATCTTCTCGGCCATGCGCGCGCGGGCGTGGCGCAGGCGAGTCTCCATGGAGGGGCGCAGCAGCAGGTCCTCCGGCGGGTAGCCGGTCAGGAAGAGCTCGGGCAGCACCACGATGTCGGCACCATGCTCGATGCGTGCCTCGCGTACCGTCTCGATGGCGCGGTCGGCATTGCCGGGAACGTCGCCGACCAGCGGGTCGAGCTGCGCCATCACCAGGGTCAGGTCTTGCATGGGCTTGGAAATCTCTCGAGAATCGGTGGACAGTCGCCATTGTCCCGCAAGGGCGGCCGAGTGGCAAAGCCGGCCCCTACCTGGGAGACGCACAAGGAATGAACCTGTTGCTGATTCGCCTGATCATCTTCGCCGTGCTGTTCTTCGCCGGCCTCAAGCTCTACCGCATCTACCGCGAGTGGAAACTGGACCGAGACGGCCCGCAGCAGGAAGGCGACGCCTCGGGTAACCGCATGGTGCGCTGCCGCTGGTGCCAGGTGCACCTGCCCGAGGACGATGCCCTGCGCGAAAAAGGCGACTGGTTCTGCTCCGGCGACCACCGGGACAAGTACCTGTCGGAGCAGGCGGAAGAGCAGCACAAGGACGACTAGGAGCCAGCCGGGCCAGTCGCTGGCCCATCCCCTCTCACACTCGGCCCCCTCGCAGCGACGACCAGGGCACAACCAGCGGAGGTACTCGCCGCCCTTCTCGACCTCTTGGCGCACAGCGTCTATACGCTATCGCCTACGGCGGAGATAGACCGCCCGGCTAGCCTGAAGAGTGACCCCCACCGTTCAGGACATCGCCGGGAGGCCCTATGCGC includes the following:
- a CDS encoding NAD+ synthase, yielding MQDLTLVMAQLDPLVGDVPGNADRAIETVREARIEHGADIVVLPELFLTGYPPEDLLLRPSMETRLRHARARMAEKMARDVMVIVGYPGRREGENWNLAGVLYNGEWLGEYAKQALPNYEVFDEQRYFATGSQPLVIEHKGAKLGILICEDIWSEAPVRQARDAGAEILVTLNASPFHQDKPAERLELLEARAREVERPIVYVNQIGGQDELVFDGGSACVDAQGELMVQAPHWAVGLMPVAFVREQGRWVPRAGETEPEVAPEENLYCALVTGLRDYVNKSGFEGVVLGLSGGIDSALSLAIAVDALGPQRVHAVMMPYHYTADISKQDAAEQAKLLGVEYEVMPIEPMVEAFMSTLAESFAGTERDTTEENLQSRCRGVLLMAISNKKGLMVLTTGNKSEMAVGYATLYGDMVGGYNAIKDVYKTWVYRLARWRNSESPAIPERVIERPPSAELAPDQQDSDSLPDYDVLDAILVRYIEGDMSAEAIIAAGFDRDDVYRVVKLVDCCEYKRRQAPVGVRVTRRGFGRDRRYPIVNGWQPGE
- the rluD gene encoding 23S rRNA pseudouridine(1911/1915/1917) synthase RluD: MSQTLEAQQRVPERMAGLRLDQAAAELFADFSRERLKSWIKSGALTLDGQPAKPKDKVYGGEALALAVEIEDDTRFEPEDIPLTVVYEDDAVLVIDKPPGLVVHPAAGNPDGTLLNALLHHDPELAAIPRAGIVHRLDKDTSGLMVVAKTLAAQTALVEQLQARSVSREYDAVVVGVVTAGGTVDAPIGRHPRDRKRQAVNASGKPAVTHYRVVERFRAHTHVRCKLETGRTHQIRVHMAHVRYPLIGDPVYGGRLKLPAGADERLKEILREFPRQALHARKLAFVHPESGERMAFRAPLPDDLLMLLDFLREDGETMR
- a CDS encoding outer membrane protein assembly factor BamD is translated as MRVITSPARLAVLMLAGTLLAGCAGTPEEEELDGVAERQLYEEGREALEESSYTTAINRLEAIDTRFPFGEHAEQAQLELIYAYYQTDDWESARAAASRFIRLHPDHPQVDYAYYMRGLAAWQAGRFSLERLRVIDISKRDLGATRDAYADFSELIQRYPSSQYAPDAQQRIVYLRNVLARHELHVADFYLRKGAYLAAVERGRWVLENYPQTEASRDALATMVEGYLGLEMRDRARETLQVLIDNAPDHDRLRGRTFQPQHVKAEALSA
- a CDS encoding PP0621 family protein, which encodes MNLLLIRLIIFAVLFFAGLKLYRIYREWKLDRDGPQQEGDASGNRMVRCRWCQVHLPEDDALREKGDWFCSGDHRDKYLSEQAEEQHKDD